A genome region from Marinobacter panjinensis includes the following:
- the betA gene encoding choline dehydrogenase — translation MKEANYDYIIVGAGSAGCVLANRLTEDSRYRVLLLETGGSDKSIFIQMPTALSIPMNTKKYAWQFETEPEPYLDNRRMHCPRGKVLGGSSSINGMVYVRGHARDFDEWQEQGADGWDYRHCLPYFKKAETWAFGGDEYRGDQGPLGVNNGNNMQNPLYKAFVDAGVDAGYFATDDYNGARQEGFGAMHMTVKNGRRWSTANAYLRPAMARDNLNVVTHALVHKVLLDGKRATGVRYEKAGKLVDVAASEEVILSAGSIGSPHLLQLSGIGNREVLEQADIPVNHELPGVGGNLQDHLEFYFQFRCKEPVSLNGKLDWWNKLKIGVRWLLKKDGLGATNHFESCGFIRSKAGVEWPDLQYHFLPAAMRYDGKEAFNGDGFQLHVGHNKPKSRGSVYVQSADPRQAPRILFNYLQHEDDREGFRDCVRLTREIVSQPAMDVYRGPEIQPGIDVQSDEEIDAFVRQAVESAYHPSCTCKMGVDHQAVVGPDTRVHGLSGLRVVDSSIFPTIPNGNLNAPTIMVAERAADLIRGVEPLNPSDAPVAMDEQWRDRQRPGGARRAIA, via the coding sequence ATGAAAGAAGCGAATTACGATTACATCATTGTAGGAGCGGGGTCTGCCGGTTGTGTGCTGGCCAACCGGCTTACCGAGGATAGCCGCTACCGGGTGCTGCTGCTGGAGACCGGTGGCAGCGACAAGAGCATCTTCATCCAGATGCCCACGGCACTGTCCATCCCCATGAACACCAAAAAATACGCCTGGCAGTTCGAGACCGAGCCGGAACCCTATCTGGATAACCGCCGCATGCACTGCCCCCGGGGCAAGGTGCTGGGCGGTTCGTCCTCCATCAACGGTATGGTCTACGTGCGTGGCCATGCCCGTGACTTTGACGAATGGCAGGAACAGGGCGCCGATGGCTGGGACTATCGCCACTGCCTGCCCTATTTCAAGAAGGCGGAAACCTGGGCGTTTGGCGGGGATGAGTACCGGGGCGATCAGGGCCCGCTGGGCGTGAACAACGGCAACAATATGCAGAACCCCCTCTACAAGGCCTTTGTGGACGCGGGCGTGGATGCCGGTTACTTCGCCACGGATGATTACAACGGTGCCCGCCAGGAAGGCTTTGGTGCCATGCACATGACGGTCAAGAATGGCCGCCGCTGGTCCACCGCCAACGCCTACCTGCGCCCGGCGATGGCGCGGGACAACCTGAACGTCGTCACCCATGCGCTGGTTCACAAGGTGCTGCTGGATGGCAAGCGGGCCACCGGCGTGCGCTATGAGAAAGCCGGCAAGCTGGTGGATGTGGCCGCTTCTGAGGAAGTGATCCTCTCTGCGGGTTCCATTGGGTCACCCCATCTGTTGCAGCTCTCGGGTATTGGTAACCGTGAGGTCCTGGAGCAGGCGGACATCCCCGTCAATCACGAGTTGCCTGGTGTAGGCGGCAACCTGCAGGATCACCTGGAGTTCTACTTCCAGTTTCGCTGCAAAGAACCGGTCTCTCTTAATGGCAAGCTCGACTGGTGGAACAAGCTCAAGATCGGTGTTCGCTGGCTACTGAAGAAGGATGGCTTGGGTGCCACCAACCACTTTGAATCCTGCGGCTTTATCCGCTCCAAAGCGGGTGTCGAGTGGCCGGACCTGCAATACCACTTTTTGCCGGCGGCCATGCGCTACGACGGTAAGGAAGCCTTCAATGGCGACGGCTTCCAACTGCATGTCGGCCACAACAAGCCCAAGAGCCGTGGTTCGGTGTACGTGCAGTCGGCCGACCCCAGGCAGGCACCGCGTATCCTCTTCAACTATCTTCAGCATGAGGATGACCGAGAGGGCTTCCGTGATTGCGTGCGCCTGACTCGCGAAATCGTCAGCCAGCCGGCAATGGACGTCTACCGGGGCCCGGAAATTCAGCCGGGCATCGACGTACAGAGCGACGAGGAAATCGATGCCTTTGTCCGCCAGGCGGTGGAAAGCGCCTATCACCCCTCCTGTACCTGCAAGATGGGTGTGGACCACCAGGCCGTGGTGGGCCCGGATACCCGGGTGCACGGCCTGAGCGGATTGCGGGTGGTTGATTCGTCCATCTTTCCGACTATCCCCAACGGTAACCTCAATGCGCCAACCATCATGGTGGCGGAGCGTGCTGCTGACCTTATTCGTGGCGTTGAGCCACTGAATCCGTCCGATGCCCCCGTGGCAATGGACGAGCAATGGCGAGACCGTCAGCGCCCGGGGGGCGCCAGACGCGCGATCGCCTGA
- the betB gene encoding betaine-aldehyde dehydrogenase, whose amino-acid sequence MTALPRYQNFINGQPMANSSGETFPVVNPATGEVIYEMEIADEAIQKAAIESAQAGFKVWSAMTGAQRGRILHRAVALLREHNDELAALEVKDTGKPWQEAEVVDVVTGADTLEYFAGLAASVEGNQQDLGGDFYYTRREPLGVCAGIGAWNYPLQIACWKSAPALATGNSMIFKPSEETPMGALKLAEIFTEAGVPAGVFNVVQGAGDVGAWLTHHPDIAKVSFTGEVGTGKKVMTAAASTLKDVTMELGGKSPLIIFEDADVENAVSAAMLGNFYTQGEVCTNGTRVFVHEAIYSQFMDRLLERTLNNIRIGDPTDPETNFGALISSKHQQLVLDYIDKGIAEGATLSHGGKAAKPASAPGGYFVEPTIFTDCTDDMTICREEIFGPVMSVLTFSDEEEVINRANNTDTGLAAGVFTSDIRRAHRVIHRIQAGICWINSYGASPAEMPVGGYKLSGVGRENGRVTLDQYTQLKAVYVGMEDIDSPF is encoded by the coding sequence ATGACTGCATTGCCCCGTTATCAGAACTTCATCAATGGCCAGCCGATGGCCAACAGCTCCGGTGAAACCTTTCCTGTGGTCAACCCGGCCACGGGTGAAGTGATCTATGAAATGGAAATCGCCGATGAGGCTATCCAGAAGGCCGCGATCGAAAGTGCGCAGGCCGGTTTCAAAGTCTGGTCCGCCATGACCGGTGCCCAGCGCGGCCGTATTCTTCACCGCGCCGTGGCTTTGCTGCGGGAGCACAACGACGAATTGGCCGCCCTGGAAGTGAAAGACACCGGTAAACCATGGCAGGAAGCCGAAGTCGTGGACGTGGTGACCGGCGCCGACACCCTCGAATATTTTGCCGGCCTGGCTGCCTCGGTTGAGGGTAACCAGCAGGATCTGGGCGGCGATTTTTACTACACCCGTCGCGAACCCCTGGGCGTGTGTGCCGGTATCGGTGCCTGGAACTACCCGCTGCAGATTGCCTGCTGGAAGTCTGCGCCGGCGCTGGCAACCGGCAACAGCATGATCTTCAAACCCTCTGAGGAAACCCCGATGGGGGCCCTGAAGCTGGCGGAGATCTTTACAGAGGCCGGCGTTCCCGCCGGCGTGTTCAACGTGGTGCAGGGTGCGGGAGATGTCGGCGCCTGGCTGACGCATCATCCGGACATTGCCAAGGTATCGTTCACCGGTGAAGTCGGAACCGGCAAAAAGGTGATGACCGCAGCGGCCTCTACCCTGAAAGACGTGACCATGGAGCTGGGTGGCAAATCACCACTGATTATTTTCGAAGACGCAGATGTTGAAAACGCCGTTTCGGCGGCGATGCTGGGTAACTTCTATACCCAGGGCGAAGTCTGCACCAACGGTACCCGGGTATTCGTGCACGAGGCGATCTATTCGCAATTCATGGACCGGCTGTTGGAGCGCACGCTGAACAACATCCGCATCGGCGACCCGACTGACCCGGAAACCAATTTCGGGGCCCTGATCTCCAGTAAACACCAGCAGCTGGTACTGGATTATATCGACAAGGGCATTGCCGAAGGCGCCACCCTCAGCCACGGTGGCAAGGCCGCAAAACCGGCATCCGCCCCCGGTGGTTACTTCGTGGAGCCCACCATTTTCACCGACTGCACCGACGACATGACCATCTGCCGCGAGGAAATCTTCGGGCCGGTGATGTCGGTACTGACATTTTCCGATGAAGAAGAGGTGATCAATCGGGCCAACAATACCGACACCGGCCTTGCCGCCGGAGTGTTCACCAGTGATATCCGCCGCGCCCACCGGGTGATTCATCGCATCCAGGCTGGCATCTGCTGGATCAACAGTTACGGGGCGTCGCCGGCCGAAATGCCGGTGGGGGGCTACAAACTCTCCGGCGTGGGCCGTGAGAACGGCCGTGTCACGCTCGACCAGTACACCCAGCTGAAGGCGGTGTATGTGGGAATGGAAGATATAGACAGCCCTTTCTGA
- the betI gene encoding transcriptional regulator BetI has translation MPIVGVKDTRKQQLIDATMASIAELGLQNTTIISISRRAGMSSGIISHYFGGKQGLIEAALRYLLDQLGKELLERMSRTDGSPEQRLQCIVEANFSEFQRSDLAAKTWLSFWARSMHEPGLQRLQQINNARLYSNLRYSFAQRLPKQAATEAARQMAAMIDGFWLRSALSTDPQEGFAAAETLCKRFALTALNPSTNSPAQV, from the coding sequence ATGCCGATTGTCGGAGTAAAAGACACCCGAAAGCAGCAGTTGATAGATGCCACCATGGCATCCATTGCTGAGCTGGGCCTGCAGAACACCACCATCATTTCCATCAGCCGCCGTGCCGGTATGTCATCCGGCATTATCAGTCACTATTTCGGCGGCAAGCAGGGGCTGATCGAAGCGGCACTGCGCTACCTGCTGGACCAGCTTGGCAAGGAACTGCTGGAACGGATGTCCCGTACGGACGGCTCTCCGGAGCAGCGCCTGCAGTGCATCGTGGAAGCCAACTTTTCCGAGTTCCAGCGCTCTGACCTGGCGGCGAAGACCTGGCTCAGCTTCTGGGCCCGCTCCATGCACGAACCCGGCCTGCAGCGCCTGCAGCAGATCAATAATGCCAGGCTGTACAGCAATCTTCGGTATTCCTTCGCCCAGCGTTTGCCCAAACAGGCCGCCACCGAAGCGGCCCGCCAGATGGCTGCAATGATTGACGGCTTCTGGCTGCGCAGTGCCCTGAGCACGGACCCCCAGGAAGGTTTCGCCGCAGCGGAAACGCTGTGTAAGCGGTTTGCATTGACTGCGCTCAACCCGTCTACCAATTCACCAGCCCAGGTTTGA
- the ahpF gene encoding alkyl hydroperoxide reductase subunit F — translation MLDASIKEQLKAYMEKLQQPIELVAAYDDSPKSQELKQLLDEIEPMSDKISQRTEESDDVRRPSFAINRIGSDIGVRFAGIPMGHEFTSLVLALLQVGGHPPKASDEVIEQVKDLDGEFEFETYFSLSCQNCPDVVQALNLMSVLNPKIRHTAIDGALFQDEVEQREVMAVPSVYLNGKPFGQGRMTLEQIIAKVDTGAEAREAEKLKHKDPFEVLVVGGGPAGSSAAIYAARKGISTGIVAERFGGQVADTMGIENLISVPYTEGPKLVAAMEQHVKDYDVDIMNLQRAEKLIPAASKGGLHEVRLANGASLKSRTLVLSTGARWRQLGVPGEEEYRNKGVAYCPHCDGPLFKGKRVAVIGGGNSGVEAAIDLAGIVGHVTLLEFASELKADDVLQKKLRSLKNVEILTSAQTTEVVGENGKVSGLNYKDRDSGEEHHVTLEGVFVQIGLIPNTDWLKGDIELSQHGEIIVDARGETSTPGVFAAGDATTVPYKQIVISMGDGSKAALSAFDFLIRNSADESDEEAA, via the coding sequence ATGTTGGATGCCAGTATCAAGGAGCAGTTGAAAGCCTACATGGAAAAGCTGCAGCAGCCGATCGAGCTGGTTGCCGCTTACGATGACAGCCCGAAATCCCAGGAGCTGAAGCAGCTGCTGGATGAAATCGAGCCGATGTCAGACAAAATCAGCCAGCGCACAGAAGAATCCGACGATGTGCGTCGTCCCTCCTTTGCCATCAACCGGATTGGCAGTGACATTGGCGTTCGCTTCGCCGGTATTCCGATGGGCCATGAGTTCACCTCCCTGGTGTTGGCACTGTTGCAGGTCGGGGGCCACCCGCCCAAGGCCAGCGATGAGGTTATCGAGCAGGTAAAAGATCTGGACGGCGAATTCGAGTTCGAAACCTATTTCTCCCTGTCGTGCCAGAACTGTCCGGACGTGGTTCAGGCGTTGAACCTGATGAGTGTGCTGAACCCGAAAATCAGGCACACCGCTATTGACGGCGCCCTGTTCCAGGACGAAGTGGAGCAACGTGAAGTCATGGCCGTGCCCAGCGTCTACCTCAACGGCAAGCCGTTCGGCCAGGGCCGCATGACCCTGGAGCAGATCATCGCCAAGGTGGATACCGGTGCCGAAGCCCGCGAAGCCGAGAAGCTGAAGCACAAGGACCCGTTCGAAGTACTGGTGGTCGGTGGCGGCCCCGCCGGTTCCTCCGCCGCTATCTATGCGGCACGTAAGGGAATTTCCACGGGCATTGTAGCCGAACGTTTTGGTGGCCAGGTGGCCGATACCATGGGTATCGAAAACCTGATTTCCGTGCCTTATACCGAAGGCCCCAAACTGGTGGCGGCCATGGAGCAGCACGTTAAAGACTACGACGTGGACATCATGAACCTGCAGCGTGCCGAGAAGTTGATTCCTGCAGCCAGCAAGGGTGGCCTTCATGAGGTACGCCTGGCCAACGGCGCGTCACTGAAGTCCCGCACTCTGGTGCTGTCCACCGGCGCCCGCTGGCGCCAGCTGGGTGTGCCCGGCGAAGAGGAATACCGCAATAAGGGCGTGGCCTATTGTCCGCACTGTGACGGCCCATTGTTCAAGGGCAAGCGCGTAGCGGTGATTGGCGGTGGTAACTCCGGCGTGGAAGCGGCCATCGACCTGGCCGGTATCGTCGGCCACGTGACCTTGCTGGAGTTTGCTTCAGAATTGAAGGCAGACGATGTACTCCAGAAAAAACTGCGCAGCCTGAAGAATGTGGAAATCCTGACGTCAGCGCAGACCACCGAAGTCGTGGGCGAGAACGGCAAGGTCAGTGGCCTGAACTACAAGGACAGGGACAGCGGCGAAGAGCATCACGTTACCCTGGAAGGTGTGTTTGTCCAGATCGGCCTGATCCCCAACACCGATTGGCTGAAAGGCGACATTGAGCTGAGCCAGCATGGCGAGATCATCGTCGATGCCCGTGGCGAAACCTCGACACCGGGCGTGTTTGCCGCTGGTGACGCCACCACGGTGCCGTACAAACAGATCGTGATTTCCATGGGTGACGGTTCCAAGGCCGCCCTGAGCGCCTTCGACTTCCTGATCCGTAACTCCGCTGATGAGAGTGACGAAGAGGCGGCCTGA
- the ahpC gene encoding alkyl hydroperoxide reductase subunit C translates to MGMINSEIQPFNATAFKQGEFVEISEADVKGKWSVFFFYPADFTFVCPTELGDVADKYEELQKLGVEVFSVSTDTHFTHKAWHDSSETIGKINYFMVGDQTGTITNNFGVMREGQGLADRATFLIDPDGVIQAMEITAEGIGRDADDLLRKVKAAQYVRNHPGEVCPAKWKEGEATLSPSLDLVGKI, encoded by the coding sequence ATGGGTATGATTAACAGCGAAATTCAGCCGTTCAACGCTACCGCTTTCAAACAGGGCGAGTTCGTTGAAATTTCTGAAGCCGATGTAAAAGGTAAGTGGTCGGTATTTTTCTTCTACCCGGCCGACTTCACGTTCGTATGCCCGACCGAGCTGGGCGACGTGGCAGACAAGTATGAAGAGCTGCAGAAGCTGGGCGTGGAAGTATTCTCCGTGTCTACCGACACCCACTTCACCCACAAAGCTTGGCACGACAGCTCCGAGACCATCGGCAAGATCAACTACTTCATGGTAGGCGACCAGACCGGCACCATCACCAACAACTTCGGTGTCATGCGTGAAGGCCAGGGCCTGGCAGACCGCGCTACCTTCCTGATCGACCCGGATGGCGTTATCCAGGCGATGGAAATCACTGCTGAAGGTATCGGCCGCGATGCAGACGACCTGCTGCGCAAGGTAAAAGCAGCCCAGTACGTTCGTAACCATCCCGGCGAAGTTTGCCCGGCCAAGTGGAAAGAAGGCGAAGCGACTCTGTCTCCGTCACTGGACCTGGTTGGCAAAATCTAA
- a CDS encoding histone deacetylase family protein, whose product MVQQKDVTVFYDERVLAHAPDTNVDFLPGRLDKRIRTILSDLDVQWKYPEHPGRITAIMELLAREPIPGVRIEPGKAATKDELSRVHTRSFLDDIFSLRNESAWLDVDTTAVSPGSVQAAEVAAGTAIAAVEAVVEGRTGSAFAVVRPPGHHADPARARGFCLFNNVAVAAAHAHAALGCKRVLIVDWDAHHGNGTQDIFWADPDVMFFDMHRAAPFYPGTGSLTDVGAGRGEGTTVNVPMPGGAGDVAYLKAMRDILVPAADFFKPDLVLVSAGFDAHWFDLALNVSYEGFAAMTGVVQQIADKHCNGRLAMILEGGYNTESLSYGVHAVLKALAGGVVVEPKDCGVEEVEAATEFHKGAFQPDNTN is encoded by the coding sequence TTGGTACAGCAAAAGGACGTCACTGTATTTTACGATGAGCGAGTACTGGCTCATGCCCCGGACACCAATGTGGATTTTTTGCCCGGCCGGCTGGACAAGCGGATTCGCACCATTCTTTCGGACCTCGATGTGCAATGGAAGTACCCGGAGCACCCCGGCCGCATAACGGCAATCATGGAGCTGCTGGCGCGGGAACCGATCCCCGGTGTGAGAATCGAGCCTGGCAAGGCGGCGACCAAGGATGAGTTGAGTCGGGTTCATACCCGCTCCTTCCTAGATGACATATTTTCCCTGCGAAATGAAAGCGCCTGGCTGGATGTGGATACCACGGCTGTTTCACCGGGCAGTGTCCAGGCTGCCGAAGTGGCCGCCGGCACGGCAATTGCGGCCGTGGAAGCGGTTGTTGAAGGCCGCACCGGCAGTGCGTTTGCGGTAGTACGGCCACCCGGCCACCATGCCGACCCGGCGCGAGCGAGGGGCTTTTGTCTGTTCAACAATGTGGCTGTTGCCGCAGCCCATGCACATGCCGCTCTGGGCTGTAAGCGGGTGTTGATTGTCGACTGGGATGCGCACCATGGCAATGGTACCCAGGATATCTTCTGGGCCGACCCGGACGTCATGTTTTTCGATATGCACCGCGCCGCACCATTCTATCCGGGCACCGGGTCGCTGACGGATGTCGGTGCAGGACGCGGAGAGGGTACCACCGTAAATGTACCCATGCCGGGTGGCGCGGGCGATGTTGCCTATCTGAAGGCTATGCGCGACATCCTGGTGCCGGCTGCGGACTTCTTCAAACCGGACCTGGTGCTGGTATCCGCCGGCTTCGATGCCCACTGGTTCGACCTGGCACTCAACGTGTCCTACGAGGGTTTCGCCGCCATGACCGGAGTTGTCCAGCAAATTGCAGACAAGCACTGTAATGGCCGGTTGGCCATGATCCTTGAGGGCGGTTACAATACCGAATCATTGTCTTATGGCGTACACGCGGTGCTCAAGGCGCTGGCTGGCGGCGTGGTGGTGGAGCCCAAAGACTGCGGTGTAGAGGAAGTGGAGGCCGCAACCGAATTCCACAAGGGTGCCTTTCAACCCGATAATACGAATTAG
- a CDS encoding sodium-dependent bicarbonate transport family permease, producing MPDIIVMFFLLGVIAGTLRSDLTIPKAAYDILSLLLMLTIGLKGGMALHGNLHWGLVTQVLAIMALGFVIPLVLFPMLRHLVKLNVADAASFCAHYGSVSAGTFAVALAWVESRGMATGGQVTLYLVLLELPAILTGLWLYRRYTRGTAQTNTSGTPLWQETLTNRSVVLLVGGVVIGILYGPDQGDGVTAPLTGAFSLVLSLFLLEMGLVAAETLRKIQLRHWRLIVFALCMPPILSLPGLVTGVWLGLEPGTIVILGALTASASYIAAPVAVRHAIPEADIGLAMLASLGVTFPFNVLIGIGLYSYFLELL from the coding sequence ATGCCAGACATCATCGTGATGTTCTTCCTGCTTGGAGTGATCGCAGGAACCCTTCGCTCAGACCTGACAATCCCCAAAGCCGCTTACGACATCCTCAGCCTGCTGCTGATGCTGACTATCGGCCTCAAGGGCGGTATGGCCCTGCATGGCAATCTTCACTGGGGACTGGTCACGCAAGTGCTGGCGATCATGGCACTGGGCTTTGTCATTCCCCTGGTGCTGTTTCCGATGCTCCGGCACCTGGTTAAATTGAACGTGGCGGATGCTGCCAGCTTTTGTGCTCACTACGGATCGGTCAGTGCGGGTACCTTCGCCGTTGCCCTGGCCTGGGTGGAGTCCCGGGGAATGGCCACGGGTGGGCAGGTTACCCTGTACCTGGTGCTATTGGAGTTACCGGCCATTCTTACCGGCTTGTGGCTGTATCGACGCTATACCCGGGGCACGGCCCAGACAAACACCAGCGGCACACCCCTGTGGCAGGAAACCTTGACCAACCGGAGCGTGGTATTGCTGGTTGGCGGTGTGGTTATCGGCATCCTCTACGGGCCGGACCAGGGTGACGGGGTCACCGCACCGCTGACGGGTGCTTTCTCACTGGTGCTGTCGCTGTTCTTGCTGGAGATGGGGCTGGTGGCCGCTGAAACCCTGCGCAAGATTCAGCTCCGCCACTGGCGGCTGATTGTCTTTGCCCTGTGCATGCCGCCAATCCTGTCCCTGCCGGGGTTGGTAACCGGCGTGTGGCTGGGGCTCGAACCCGGCACTATTGTCATCCTTGGCGCCCTTACCGCCAGTGCCTCTTATATCGCAGCGCCAGTGGCGGTAAGACACGCAATTCCCGAGGCGGATATCGGGCTGGCCATGCTGGCCTCGCTCGGTGTGACTTTCCCATTCAACGTGTTGATTGGTATAGGGTTATACAGTTACTTCCTGGAATTATTGTGA
- a CDS encoding DUF7352 domain-containing protein, whose product MKTIHKFRLECGKEPNTLKLREGYRVVRCEYVVPQKGVYLWVEQPLNVAIPVVERQFVVVYSGDPVPTSYQHLDTALDPFGPEAYHIFAVDVAPADKVAASHQQASPTLFRSASQQVGTA is encoded by the coding sequence ATGAAAACCATTCACAAGTTCCGTCTCGAATGCGGCAAAGAGCCCAATACGCTGAAGCTGCGGGAAGGTTACCGCGTGGTACGTTGCGAATATGTTGTTCCCCAGAAGGGTGTCTATCTGTGGGTGGAACAACCACTGAACGTTGCCATTCCGGTTGTAGAACGGCAGTTTGTCGTGGTGTATTCAGGCGACCCGGTTCCAACCAGTTACCAGCATCTGGATACCGCACTCGACCCGTTCGGCCCGGAGGCCTATCATATATTTGCAGTAGACGTGGCACCGGCAGATAAGGTGGCGGCATCACACCAGCAGGCAAGCCCGACGCTTTTCAGGTCTGCCTCGCAACAGGTGGGAACCGCCTGA
- a CDS encoding LysR family transcriptional regulator, translating to MDNLNLRHLHYFWVIAREGSIVRAAESLELTPQTLSGQLATFESALGNALFRRANRALQLTDFGQTVFGYADDMFQTAQALTDVLRQPPENRPLSLSVGIAASIHKLIAYHLTAPALSLSREVRLNCRTGDTTELLKRLVQRELDIVLTDRQPASGEAGQFRSHRLASSSMSLFAAPELAETLSADFPASLDRQPFLATSLDAPYISALMNWFSSQDIRVKVVAEVDDSALIKVFGREGLGYFAAPTAIRDEVCRQYQVVHVASIQEVRDTLYAVTRARGSHNAAVTELLRERPELDDKIEKIEQ from the coding sequence ATGGATAACCTGAACCTTCGCCACCTCCATTATTTCTGGGTAATTGCCCGTGAGGGGTCCATTGTCCGGGCGGCGGAAAGCCTTGAGCTGACCCCGCAGACCCTGAGCGGCCAACTGGCGACTTTTGAATCCGCTCTGGGTAACGCTCTGTTCCGCCGAGCCAACCGGGCCCTGCAACTGACCGATTTCGGGCAGACGGTATTCGGTTACGCAGACGACATGTTCCAGACCGCCCAGGCGCTGACGGATGTGCTTCGGCAGCCGCCGGAAAACAGGCCCCTGAGCCTGTCAGTGGGCATTGCCGCCTCGATTCACAAGCTGATTGCCTACCATCTGACTGCACCGGCATTGTCCCTGTCCCGCGAGGTGCGATTGAATTGTCGTACCGGGGATACCACTGAATTGTTGAAGCGGCTTGTCCAGCGAGAACTGGACATCGTGCTGACTGACCGCCAGCCTGCGTCAGGTGAGGCTGGCCAGTTCCGCAGCCATCGGCTGGCGAGCTCTTCAATGTCGTTGTTTGCGGCGCCGGAGCTGGCGGAAACGCTGTCTGCGGATTTTCCTGCCAGTCTCGACCGGCAGCCATTCTTGGCAACCTCTCTTGATGCTCCCTATATCAGCGCCCTGATGAACTGGTTTTCCAGCCAGGATATCCGGGTAAAAGTGGTTGCCGAAGTGGACGACAGTGCCCTGATCAAGGTATTCGGCCGGGAAGGCCTGGGGTATTTTGCGGCACCCACCGCCATCCGGGACGAGGTCTGTCGCCAGTACCAGGTGGTGCATGTGGCCAGTATCCAGGAGGTCCGTGACACACTGTATGCGGTGACACGGGCCCGGGGAAGCCATAATGCAGCGGTGACGGAGTTACTGCGGGAGCGCCCGGAGCTGGATGACAAGATCGAAAAAATCGAACAATAA